The Geobacter sp. AOG2 genome includes a window with the following:
- the fliG gene encoding flagellar motor switch protein FliG has translation MTGSEKAAILLLYLGNEVTSKVFEHMDDDEIKRISKSMAHLGHVPRSTIMQVVEDFTGVINPEAGIFSQGEEFVRKILEKALGPAKAEMLMEELQASSYGDLVDILGNMDSKSIANFLSQEHPQTVAVILAKLKSKQTSEIISLLPQELQAEVVLRIADVEQVSPEILQEIDDVIRREIKSMGGGQRYKVGGVEKVVDMFNHFDRSKEKQILDKLDVLSPPLAEIIRKHLFTFEDIFKLDDRSIQAIMREVSNDTLTLAMKTSPDEVKDKIFKNISSRAAEMIKEDLEVMGPVRLSDVDKAQSEIIKVVRKMEEEGKIVLAGRGGDDVLV, from the coding sequence ATGACAGGGTCTGAAAAAGCTGCCATCCTGCTGCTCTACCTGGGTAACGAGGTTACCAGCAAGGTGTTCGAGCATATGGATGACGACGAGATAAAAAGGATCAGTAAAAGCATGGCCCACCTGGGCCATGTGCCGCGCAGCACTATTATGCAGGTGGTGGAGGATTTTACCGGCGTCATCAACCCCGAGGCGGGGATCTTTTCCCAGGGAGAAGAGTTCGTCCGGAAGATCCTCGAAAAGGCGCTTGGCCCCGCCAAGGCCGAGATGCTCATGGAGGAGTTGCAGGCCTCCAGTTATGGCGACCTGGTGGATATCCTGGGCAACATGGATTCCAAGAGTATCGCCAATTTCCTGTCCCAGGAGCATCCCCAGACCGTTGCGGTCATCCTGGCCAAGCTGAAATCCAAGCAGACCAGCGAGATCATCAGCCTGCTCCCGCAGGAATTGCAGGCGGAAGTCGTTCTGCGCATTGCCGACGTGGAACAGGTTTCGCCGGAGATCCTCCAGGAGATCGACGACGTCATACGCCGGGAGATCAAGTCCATGGGCGGCGGGCAGCGCTACAAGGTGGGCGGTGTCGAGAAGGTTGTGGACATGTTCAACCATTTCGACCGCAGCAAGGAAAAGCAGATCCTCGACAAACTGGACGTGCTCAGTCCGCCCCTTGCCGAGATCATCCGCAAACACCTGTTCACCTTCGAGGACATCTTCAAGCTGGACGACCGCAGCATCCAGGCCATCATGCGCGAGGTCTCCAACGACACCCTGACCCTGGCCATGAAAACCTCACCGGACGAGGTCAAGGACAAGATCTTCAAGAACATCTCCAGCCGCGCGGCGGAGATGATCAAGGAGGACCTGGAGGTCATGGGGCCGGTGCGGCTCTCGGATGTGGACAAGGCCCAGTCGGAGATCATCAAGGTCGTGCGCAAGATGGAAGAGGAAGGCAAGATCGTGCTGGCCGGCCGCGGGGGAGACGATGTCCTCGTCTAG
- the flgC gene encoding flagellar basal body rod protein FlgC yields the protein MDFFSSMNISSSALTAERTRMNLISSNLANASTTRTAEGGPYKRKDAVFAATPVESRFNRALNSAAGQQASQVEITEIVEDQNPPRMQYDPGNPDANAQGYVAMPNVNVVEEMADMINASRSYEANVTAVQAAKSMALKTLEIGK from the coding sequence ATGGATTTTTTCAGCTCGATGAATATCAGCTCCTCGGCCCTTACGGCTGAGCGGACCAGGATGAACCTGATCTCCAGCAATCTGGCCAACGCCAGTACAACCCGGACCGCCGAGGGCGGGCCGTACAAACGCAAGGATGCGGTCTTCGCCGCAACCCCCGTGGAGAGCCGCTTCAACCGGGCGCTGAACAGCGCCGCCGGCCAGCAGGCCAGCCAGGTGGAGATCACGGAGATCGTCGAGGACCAGAATCCTCCGCGCATGCAGTACGACCCCGGCAACCCCGACGCAAACGCCCAGGGCTACGTGGCCATGCCCAATGTGAATGTGGTTGAGGAGATGGCCGACATGATCAACGCAAGCCGCAGTTATGAAGCCAATGTGACGGCGGTGCAGGCGGCCAAGAGCATGGCGCTCAAAACCCTCGAAATCGGCAAATAG
- the fliF gene encoding flagellar basal-body MS-ring/collar protein FliF produces the protein MPEGFQRLIEPFMALSPGKRMLVGGIAFLSALAFAVLIFVVNRTDYRPLFTNLATEDAGEIVKKLKDSKIPYQITADGKGILVPSDKVYEMRLSLASEGLPQGGGVGFEIFDRKNFGMTEFVQKLNYQRALQGELSRTISQINGVEQARVHLAIPEKSLFKENEKPATASIVLKMKSNRSLSEGEVQGVVHLVASSIEGMDPEHVTVLDSRGKILSKGGSSDPAARMTATMQDTQRMYEKNVEERIQSLLDRIVGSGKSVARATATFDFKQVERVDEKFDPETIAVRSEQRSEEKGASSTAIAGVPGVQTNLGKTAPKPASASGGGSKNDETLNYEVSRSTSKTIEPVGTLSKISVAVLVDGKYEMPAAVKEGQAVKAKYTPRSPEELQKIETLVKSAIGFSAERGDQLSVQNIPFQDTDDTGTAETSAWWSSPFFMALYKNLLIGLGFLAMVMFVIRPLLKSLKVIKQPAFETFEPIGEMPEKLSSAEKAQIAMQMAEQQSIIETAKKDPYQVAQILQNWLGEENK, from the coding sequence ATGCCTGAAGGATTCCAGAGACTTATAGAGCCTTTTATGGCGCTGTCCCCCGGCAAGCGCATGCTCGTCGGCGGGATAGCGTTCCTGTCGGCGCTGGCATTTGCCGTGTTGATCTTCGTCGTCAACCGCACCGACTATCGACCGCTTTTTACCAATCTCGCCACGGAGGATGCGGGGGAGATCGTAAAAAAACTGAAGGATTCCAAAATCCCTTACCAGATTACGGCGGATGGCAAGGGGATTCTCGTCCCTTCCGATAAAGTCTACGAGATGCGGCTTTCCCTGGCTTCGGAGGGGTTGCCGCAAGGCGGCGGGGTCGGTTTCGAAATCTTCGACCGCAAGAATTTCGGTATGACGGAGTTCGTCCAGAAGCTCAATTACCAGCGCGCCCTCCAGGGGGAGCTGTCCCGCACCATTTCCCAGATCAACGGCGTCGAGCAGGCGCGCGTTCACCTGGCGATTCCGGAAAAATCGCTGTTCAAGGAGAATGAAAAGCCCGCCACCGCCTCTATCGTGCTCAAGATGAAATCGAACCGTTCCCTGAGCGAGGGTGAGGTCCAGGGGGTGGTGCACCTGGTCGCCTCTTCGATCGAGGGGATGGACCCCGAGCACGTCACCGTACTCGACAGCCGCGGCAAGATCCTCAGCAAGGGGGGAAGCAGCGATCCGGCTGCCCGCATGACCGCCACCATGCAGGATACCCAGCGCATGTACGAGAAGAATGTCGAAGAGCGTATCCAGTCGCTCCTGGACCGTATCGTCGGATCGGGAAAATCGGTGGCCCGGGCGACGGCGACCTTTGACTTCAAGCAGGTGGAGCGGGTTGACGAGAAATTCGACCCTGAAACCATTGCCGTCAGGAGCGAGCAGCGCAGCGAGGAAAAAGGCGCGTCAAGCACCGCGATCGCCGGCGTCCCCGGTGTCCAGACCAACCTCGGCAAGACGGCCCCCAAGCCCGCCTCGGCTTCCGGCGGCGGTTCCAAGAACGACGAAACCCTCAACTACGAGGTGAGCCGGTCGACCTCCAAAACCATCGAACCGGTGGGGACCCTGAGCAAGATATCCGTGGCCGTCCTGGTGGACGGCAAGTATGAAATGCCCGCGGCCGTCAAAGAGGGCCAGGCCGTGAAGGCCAAGTATACCCCCCGCTCTCCCGAGGAGTTGCAGAAGATCGAAACCCTGGTGAAAAGCGCGATAGGCTTCAGCGCCGAGCGCGGGGACCAGCTGAGCGTACAGAACATCCCTTTCCAGGATACGGACGATACCGGCACGGCCGAAACGTCTGCCTGGTGGAGCAGCCCGTTTTTCATGGCTCTCTACAAAAACCTGCTGATCGGCCTGGGATTCCTGGCGATGGTCATGTTCGTCATCAGGCCGCTCCTCAAATCGCTCAAGGTGATCAAGCAGCCGGCATTCGAGACGTTTGAGCCGATCGGCGAGATGCCCGAGAAACTTTCTTCCGCCGAAAAGGCCCAGATCGCCATGCAGATGGCCGAACAGCAAAGTATCATCGAAACGGCCAAGAAGGACCCCTACCAGGTCGCCCAGATTCTTCAGAACTGGTTGGGTGAAGAGAACAAATAA
- the flgB gene encoding flagellar basal body rod protein FlgB: MPVDGIFGTTIDLLGKNIDLRTKNQNLISSNIANAETPNYTPKALEFEQELQDAVKNGSKGTPAITNPRHLPLKGAATRLQSVTGQVVETPAKTPGNDGNSVELENEMSRMVENQIMYNASVQMLSKKFSDLSMAIKGGN; the protein is encoded by the coding sequence ATGCCGGTTGACGGAATTTTTGGCACAACCATTGACCTGTTGGGCAAGAATATAGATTTGCGGACCAAAAACCAGAACCTGATCTCATCGAATATCGCCAATGCGGAAACCCCCAATTACACCCCCAAGGCTTTGGAGTTCGAGCAGGAGTTGCAGGATGCGGTCAAAAACGGCAGCAAGGGGACACCGGCCATTACCAACCCGCGGCACCTGCCGTTGAAAGGGGCCGCGACCCGTCTCCAGTCCGTGACGGGCCAGGTCGTCGAGACCCCCGCCAAGACCCCCGGCAACGACGGCAACTCGGTGGAATTGGAGAACGAGATGAGCAGGATGGTGGAGAACCAGATCATGTACAACGCCTCGGTCCAGATGCTCTCCAAAAAGTTCAGCGATTTGAGTATGGCGATCAAGGGAGGTAATTGA
- a CDS encoding tetratricopeptide repeat protein: MTFAAAMPMVLSAMLAMGFCPSSAQASIPNHVFRVDIRPKQGYTRIILRFKEDPRFSVVSLPGNRLRLELQETDGPLFHKYRRYSDSSIGGLLFTRRGADLNVTFQTAPGTGWRDISVAGTCAITLDIGKKFSPAPPRLYIAGRERIWDGAEKLVRDFDPPLKTDIPFLPTDRQILKNILNDSDQQAFIAAEAALYKGFLTEAEEPFTQFASRQSAVRPLALYRLGETWYKLQKYPQALAAFREAEKLWPAYLVFNPSVTFYYGDSIARSGDLASARVLLARLIARLADKKFAPTLLVRLADILTRQGHDPEALAIYRTVADNFPDNKANQMAQLRLADRDFFRATPWDHQRLSDLYLEISRQSSDVDMREEALFKHALLNAINGEASDALQQLVTFQKRFPRGVYATVCRTIREVLVAQVYHESAWGKDAPGLIRFVEEHQDYLAACMDLPDFLPNVAKAFDEAGQPIELIKFYTTLLDHQWAAASAPYLYEEVASNADLLGDSVLAEKTLRTFLRKYPAHPRARLMLERLGAMYFMDGKYQEARDTLLWLLNKKEHALKAESYYYLGRSLWEQKGGPQADKAMTLYIATAGRDEKDTRFLPDAYYVAASARLASGDRKGALRLLDAGIKLPGNDRSEEFLYKAGEINSLEGKKQVARSYFEQVVKKGKDGDWKRLAQQAMDSLGPEPVKR; encoded by the coding sequence ATGACTTTCGCGGCTGCCATGCCGATGGTGCTTTCGGCCATGCTTGCCATGGGGTTTTGCCCGTCCTCAGCCCAGGCCTCCATCCCTAACCACGTGTTCCGGGTCGATATCAGACCCAAACAAGGGTATACGCGTATAATTCTGCGGTTCAAAGAAGATCCGCGCTTTTCCGTTGTGTCCCTGCCCGGCAACAGGTTGCGGCTGGAGCTCCAGGAGACGGACGGCCCGCTTTTCCACAAATACCGCCGCTATTCCGATTCCAGCATCGGCGGCCTGCTCTTCACCCGGCGGGGCGCGGACCTGAACGTTACGTTTCAAACGGCGCCCGGAACCGGCTGGCGGGATATCAGCGTCGCGGGCACCTGCGCCATTACCCTGGATATCGGCAAAAAGTTCAGCCCGGCCCCTCCCCGCCTGTATATTGCCGGGCGCGAAAGGATCTGGGACGGTGCGGAGAAGCTGGTGCGGGATTTTGACCCCCCGCTGAAAACGGACATCCCCTTCCTGCCGACCGACCGGCAGATTCTGAAGAATATCCTTAACGACAGCGACCAACAGGCGTTCATTGCGGCCGAGGCGGCCCTCTACAAAGGCTTTCTGACCGAAGCCGAGGAGCCCTTCACCCAGTTCGCCTCCCGGCAGAGCGCGGTGAGGCCGCTGGCCCTCTACCGCCTCGGCGAAACATGGTATAAGCTGCAGAAGTACCCCCAGGCGCTGGCCGCCTTTCGCGAAGCCGAGAAGCTCTGGCCGGCATACCTCGTGTTCAACCCGAGTGTTACGTTCTATTATGGGGACAGCATCGCCCGGAGCGGCGACCTCGCCAGCGCCCGCGTACTCCTTGCCCGCCTGATCGCCCGGCTTGCGGACAAGAAATTCGCCCCTACCCTGCTGGTACGGCTGGCCGATATCCTGACGCGCCAGGGGCACGACCCGGAGGCCCTGGCCATCTATCGAACGGTGGCGGACAACTTCCCGGACAACAAGGCCAACCAGATGGCGCAGTTGCGCCTGGCCGACCGCGATTTTTTCCGCGCCACCCCGTGGGACCACCAGCGCCTGAGCGACCTCTACCTGGAGATTTCGCGCCAGAGCAGCGATGTGGACATGCGCGAGGAGGCGCTGTTCAAGCATGCCTTGCTGAATGCCATAAACGGCGAGGCGTCCGATGCCCTGCAGCAACTCGTGACGTTTCAGAAACGGTTCCCGCGCGGAGTCTATGCCACGGTGTGCCGCACCATCCGGGAGGTCCTGGTTGCCCAGGTTTACCATGAAAGCGCCTGGGGCAAGGATGCCCCCGGTCTGATCAGGTTTGTCGAGGAGCATCAGGACTACCTGGCCGCCTGCATGGACCTGCCCGACTTTCTCCCGAATGTGGCCAAAGCGTTCGATGAGGCGGGCCAGCCCATCGAACTGATCAAATTCTATACGACCCTGCTCGATCACCAATGGGCGGCCGCCAGCGCCCCGTACCTCTATGAGGAGGTTGCCTCCAATGCGGATCTTCTCGGCGATAGCGTCCTGGCCGAGAAAACCCTGCGCACCTTCTTGCGGAAATACCCCGCCCATCCCCGGGCGCGGCTTATGCTGGAGCGTTTGGGAGCCATGTATTTCATGGACGGCAAGTATCAGGAGGCCCGGGACACCCTGCTATGGCTGCTCAACAAGAAGGAGCACGCCCTGAAGGCCGAAAGCTACTATTATCTCGGCCGCTCCTTGTGGGAGCAAAAGGGCGGCCCCCAGGCCGATAAGGCAATGACCCTCTACATTGCCACGGCCGGCCGGGATGAAAAGGATACCCGTTTCCTGCCCGACGCCTATTACGTGGCCGCCTCGGCGCGCCTGGCATCGGGGGACCGCAAGGGCGCCCTGCGTCTGCTCGACGCGGGCATCAAGCTGCCCGGCAACGACCGTAGCGAAGAATTCCTCTACAAGGCGGGCGAGATCAATTCCCTTGAGGGGAAAAAGCAGGTCGCCCGCTCGTATTTCGAGCAAGTGGTAAAAAAAGGCAAGGACGGGGATTGGAAAAGGCTGGCCCAGCAGGCCATGGATTCCTTGGGTCCAGAGCCGGTCAAGCGGTAA
- the fliE gene encoding flagellar hook-basal body complex protein FliE produces MELKGIGSDLGLGAALPGVSGTKSTSVVEGAGKFFSELVSKVNDMQTQSDQAIQGLATGENKNLHEVMISMEKASISFQFLAQVRNKAVEAYQEVMRMQV; encoded by the coding sequence GTGGAATTGAAAGGTATTGGAAGCGATCTCGGCCTCGGCGCGGCACTCCCCGGAGTCAGCGGGACAAAATCGACGTCGGTGGTCGAAGGGGCCGGAAAATTTTTCAGTGAGCTCGTTTCCAAGGTAAACGACATGCAGACGCAGTCCGACCAGGCCATTCAAGGGCTTGCCACGGGAGAGAACAAGAATCTCCATGAGGTGATGATCTCCATGGAAAAGGCCAGCATTTCCTTCCAGTTCCTGGCCCAGGTGCGTAATAAGGCTGTGGAGGCCTATCAGGAAGTGATGCGCATGCAGGTGTAG